A genomic stretch from Enterobacteriaceae endosymbiont of Donacia dentata includes:
- a CDS encoding HisA/HisF-related TIM barrel protein, which produces MIIPAIDLIKGQVVRLHQGKFNVKRKYLHKPFFYIKKYLEQGAKKIHLIDLDGAKDPSKKQIFLLKELSKINFISIQIGGGIRTQTDIDFIFNLIPNAQVILGSSIIKNLDNVKKWFKLYNPYSLILALDIKFDKNHKKIVFINGWQNKSNIIFEDIIEQFLNIGLKYVLCTDISKDGTLLGPNINLYTEIVKKYPEVFFQASGGVSTLKDIKNLKKSGVKDIIIGRAFLEKIFSFKEANLCWQKE; this is translated from the coding sequence ATGATTATTCCAGCTATTGATTTAATAAAAGGACAAGTTGTTAGATTACATCAGGGTAAGTTTAATGTTAAACGTAAATATTTACACAAACCTTTTTTTTATATTAAAAAATATTTAGAACAAGGAGCTAAAAAAATACATCTAATAGATTTAGATGGTGCAAAAGATCCTAGTAAAAAACAAATATTTTTATTAAAAGAATTATCTAAAATTAATTTTATTTCTATACAAATAGGAGGAGGTATTAGAACTCAAACAGATATAGATTTTATTTTTAATTTAATACCTAATGCACAAGTTATATTAGGTTCTTCAATTATAAAAAATCTTGATAATGTTAAAAAATGGTTTAAATTATATAATCCATACTCCTTAATTCTAGCATTGGATATTAAATTTGATAAAAATCATAAAAAAATAGTTTTTATTAATGGATGGCAAAATAAAAGTAATATTATTTTTGAAGATATTATAGAACAATTTTTAAATATAGGTTTAAAATATGTTTTATGTACAGATATTTCTAAAGATGGTACATTATTAGGACCAAATATAAATCTTTATACTGAAATTGTAAAAAAATACCCAGAAGTATTTTTTCAAGCATCAGGAGGTGTTTCTACTTTGAAAGATATTAAAAACTTAAAAAAAAGTGGAGTAAAAGATATAATCATTGGAAGAGCTTTTTTAGAAAAAATATTTTCTTTCAAAGAGGCTAATTTATGTTGGCAAAAAGAATAA
- the hisB gene encoding bifunctional histidinol-phosphatase/imidazoleglycerol-phosphate dehydratase HisB: MLKKILFIDRDGTLISEPKDNYQIDHINKLFFEKHVITVLSKLKKLSYLFVIITNQDGLGTKSFPYKNFNIPHNFMLNIFKSQDIKFEDIFICPHFSYNNCICRKPNTTMLKSYLNNNLDKKNSYVIGDRLTDLELANNIGINGILYNKKKCNWLNILSKLTPFKRYAIIKRVTKETKIYVELFLDKKGKSIINTGINFLNHMLEQIAIHGGFILNISSKGDLKIDDHHTIEDIAISLGKALSKAIGNKKGINRFGFLLPMDESLAKCAIDLSGRPYLQYYAKFKYQKIGDLSTEMVKHFFYSLSYSMSCNIYLKVNGENDHHKIESLFKSFGCTLKQAIKIVNNIIPSSKGVLN, from the coding sequence ATGTTAAAAAAAATACTTTTTATAGATAGAGATGGTACATTAATATCTGAACCTAAAGATAATTATCAAATTGATCATATAAATAAACTTTTTTTTGAAAAACATGTTATTACTGTTTTATCAAAACTAAAAAAATTATCTTACTTATTTGTAATTATTACAAACCAAGATGGTTTAGGTACTAAATCTTTTCCTTATAAAAATTTTAATATACCACATAATTTTATGCTTAATATTTTTAAATCTCAAGATATAAAATTTGAAGATATTTTTATATGTCCACATTTTTCATATAATAATTGTATATGCAGAAAACCAAATACAACAATGTTAAAATCTTATTTAAATAATAATTTAGATAAAAAAAATAGTTATGTTATAGGTGATCGTTTAACAGATTTAGAATTAGCAAATAATATTGGCATTAATGGTATTTTATATAATAAAAAAAAATGTAATTGGTTAAATATTTTAAGTAAACTAACACCATTTAAAAGATATGCTATAATAAAAAGAGTAACAAAAGAAACAAAAATATATGTAGAATTATTTTTAGATAAAAAAGGAAAAAGTATAATTAATACAGGGATTAATTTTTTAAATCATATGTTAGAACAAATAGCAATACATGGAGGATTTATTTTAAATATTTCTAGTAAAGGAGATTTAAAAATTGATGATCATCACACAATAGAAGATATTGCAATTTCATTAGGAAAAGCTTTATCAAAAGCTATTGGTAATAAAAAGGGAATTAATAGGTTTGGATTTTTATTACCAATGGATGAATCACTAGCAAAATGTGCAATAGATTTATCAGGTAGACCATATTTACAATATTATGCTAAATTTAAATATCAAAAAATTGGTGATTTAAGTACTGAAATGGTTAAACATTTTTTTTATTCTTTATCATATTCTATGTCATGTAATATATATTTAAAAGTTAATGGAGAAAATGACCATCATAAGATTGAAAGTTTATTTAAATCCTTCGGATGTACTTTAAAGCAAGCAATAAAAATTGTAAATAATATTATTCCCAGTTCAAAAGGAGTATTAAATTGA
- the hisC gene encoding histidinol-phosphate transaminase, translated as MVRKNIFSLKPYKSARLLHNNINNNTILLNANESPIISLFSLNKKTFNKYPEPQSRELINFYSKYVNLNYKNILVTRGADEGIDIIMRTFCDPVKEKILFCPPTYDMYRVNAEILNIKYIMINSLNNWELNINFIKKNLYNIKIIFICHPNNPTGNCINKNNIIKLLELVKNKIIIVIDEAYIEFCINKTLVNLIDKYHNLIILRTLSKAFGLAGLRCGFILTNSKIINILQKVIAPYPIPNPVIDIAIQALYPKNLIIMKNNVKKIINNKKWLINNLKNYKIIKKIFYSETNFVLIKFFNSHYIFKELYKKKIIVRNQNHENRLKNCLRITIGTFNECKKLIFELKKLSC; from the coding sequence ATGGTTAGAAAAAATATTTTTAGTCTTAAACCATACAAATCAGCAAGATTATTACATAATAATATTAATAATAATACAATTTTATTAAATGCAAATGAGTCTCCTATTATTTCTCTTTTTTCTTTAAATAAAAAAACATTTAATAAATATCCAGAACCACAATCTCGAGAACTGATTAATTTTTATAGTAAATATGTAAATTTAAATTATAAAAATATTTTAGTTACTAGAGGAGCTGATGAGGGTATAGATATAATTATGCGTACATTTTGTGATCCTGTAAAAGAAAAAATTTTATTTTGTCCTCCAACATATGATATGTATCGTGTTAATGCTGAAATACTTAATATTAAATATATTATGATTAATAGTTTAAATAATTGGGAATTAAATATTAATTTTATTAAAAAAAATCTTTATAATATTAAAATAATATTTATTTGTCATCCTAATAATCCTACAGGTAATTGTATAAATAAAAATAATATAATAAAACTCTTAGAGTTAGTTAAAAATAAAATAATTATTGTAATTGATGAAGCATATATTGAATTTTGTATAAATAAAACTTTAGTTAATTTAATAGATAAATATCATAATTTAATTATATTAAGAACTTTATCAAAAGCTTTTGGATTAGCTGGTTTACGTTGTGGTTTTATATTAACTAATAGTAAAATCATTAATATTTTACAAAAAGTTATTGCTCCTTATCCAATACCTAATCCTGTAATAGATATAGCTATACAAGCTCTATATCCTAAAAATTTAATTATTATGAAAAATAATGTAAAAAAAATTATTAATAATAAAAAATGGTTAATTAATAATTTAAAAAATTATAAAATTATAAAAAAAATATTTTATAGTGAAACAAATTTTGTTTTAATAAAATTTTTTAATTCTCATTATATTTTTAAAGAATTATATAAAAAGAAAATAATTGTTAGAAATCAAAATCATGAAAATAGATTAAAAAATTGTTTAAGAATTACAATAGGAACATTTAATGAATGTAAAAAATTAATTTTTGAATTAAAAAAATTATCTTGTTAA
- the hisH gene encoding imidazole glycerol phosphate synthase subunit HisH: MNIVILDTSCGNFYSLQSTIEKIGFRSQITNDKNLILNADKIFLPGVGSAYSAIKKLKNDNLLKLIKNCKKDILGICLGMQILGKHSEENEGINTLGILNYSTYLMNNKNVPIPHMGWNKVNITKKSPLFHNIYTGSYFYFSHSYNIHLNNYTIAETNYENLFSSAIQKDNFFGVQFHPEKSGNNGIQLIKNFLKI, from the coding sequence TTGAATATTGTTATTTTAGATACATCTTGTGGTAATTTTTACTCTTTACAATCTACTATTGAAAAAATAGGATTTAGATCTCAAATTACAAATGATAAAAATTTAATTTTAAATGCTGATAAAATTTTTTTACCAGGAGTAGGTTCAGCATATTCTGCAATAAAAAAATTAAAAAATGATAATTTATTAAAATTAATTAAAAATTGTAAAAAAGATATTTTAGGAATATGTTTAGGAATGCAAATTTTAGGAAAACATAGTGAAGAAAATGAAGGAATAAATACTTTAGGAATTTTAAATTATTCAACATATTTAATGAATAATAAAAATGTTCCTATTCCTCATATGGGATGGAATAAAGTAAATATTACAAAAAAATCTCCATTATTTCATAATATATATACAGGATCTTATTTCTATTTTTCTCATAGTTATAATATTCATTTAAATAATTATACTATAGCTGAAACAAATTACGAAAATTTATTTAGTTCTGCTATACAAAAAGATAATTTTTTTGGAGTGCAATTTCATCCAGAAAAATCAGGAAATAATGGTATTCAATTAATTAAAAATTTTTTAAAAATATAA
- the hisIE gene encoding bifunctional phosphoribosyl-AMP cyclohydrolase/phosphoribosyl-ATP diphosphatase HisIE: protein MLKKDFVDNLNWIKTNGLIPTIIQHKISGQILMHAYMNKESLKITLNTKKVTFFSRTKKKIWTKGETTGNFLILKNITTDCDKDTLLILVESINKTCHLNEYSCFKKFTSNFTFLYLLEKYLDKKKEKDNMKPFSYTYKLYQSGLKRISQKVGEEAIETIIAANYDNKTDFIEETADLIYHLIILLKFKNINLNNIIEILKKRNS, encoded by the coding sequence ATGTTAAAAAAAGATTTTGTAGATAATTTAAATTGGATAAAAACTAATGGATTAATACCTACTATTATACAACATAAAATTTCTGGACAAATTCTTATGCATGCTTATATGAATAAGGAATCTTTAAAAATAACTTTAAATACAAAAAAAGTTACATTTTTTTCTCGAACTAAAAAAAAAATATGGACAAAAGGAGAAACAACAGGTAATTTTTTAATTTTAAAAAATATTACTACAGATTGTGATAAAGATACTTTACTCATTTTAGTAGAATCAATTAATAAAACATGTCATTTAAATGAATATAGTTGTTTTAAAAAATTTACATCAAATTTTACTTTTTTATATTTATTAGAAAAATATCTAGATAAAAAAAAAGAAAAGGATAATATGAAACCTTTTTCGTATACTTATAAATTATATCAAAGTGGTTTAAAAAGAATATCACAAAAAGTAGGAGAAGAAGCTATAGAAACTATTATAGCTGCAAATTATGATAATAAAACAGATTTTATTGAAGAAACAGCAGATTTAATCTATCATTTAATTATACTTTTAAAATTTAAAAATATTAATTTAAATAATATTATAGAAATTCTAAAAAAAAGAAATAGTTAA
- the hisF gene encoding imidazole glycerol phosphate synthase subunit HisF yields the protein MLAKRIIPCLDVYENKVVKGKQFKNHQIIGDILSLASKYDKEGADELIFYDITASIDNRLVNKKWISQISNLINIPFCVAGGIQSISDAAQILHLGAEKISINSPALNNPSLITKLSKYFGTQCVVVGVDSYYNSVTKKYYVYKYTGNIKYTEITNWETIEWIKKVQDLGAGEIVLNMMNQDGLCNGYDLKQLKKIRKICKIPLIASGGAGSKKDFYNVFNKKINVDGALAASVFHKNIINIQVLKQFLYKKNIEVRIC from the coding sequence ATGTTGGCAAAAAGAATAATTCCTTGTTTAGATGTTTATGAAAATAAAGTGGTAAAAGGTAAACAATTTAAGAATCATCAAATTATAGGAGATATTTTATCATTAGCTTCTAAATATGATAAAGAAGGAGCAGATGAATTAATATTTTATGATATTACAGCATCAATTGATAATAGATTAGTTAATAAAAAATGGATATCTCAAATATCTAATTTAATTAATATCCCTTTTTGTGTAGCAGGAGGAATACAATCAATAAGTGATGCTGCACAAATATTACATTTAGGAGCTGAAAAAATATCTATAAATTCTCCTGCATTAAATAATCCTTCTTTAATTACAAAATTATCAAAATATTTTGGTACACAGTGTGTTGTAGTGGGTGTTGATTCTTATTATAATAGTGTAACAAAAAAATATTATGTTTACAAATATACTGGTAATATAAAATATACTGAAATAACTAATTGGGAAACAATTGAATGGATTAAAAAAGTACAAGATTTGGGAGCAGGTGAAATAGTATTGAATATGATGAATCAGGATGGATTATGTAATGGTTATGATTTAAAACAATTAAAAAAAATAAGAAAAATTTGTAAAATTCCTTTAATTGCTTCTGGAGGAGCAGGTTCTAAAAAAGATTTTTATAATGTTTTTAATAAAAAAATTAATGTAGATGGCGCTTTAGCAGCATCGGTTTTTCATAAAAATATTATTAATATTCAAGTATTAAAACAATTTTTATACAAAAAAAATATAGAGGTAAGAATATGTTAA